In Siniperca chuatsi isolate FFG_IHB_CAS linkage group LG20, ASM2008510v1, whole genome shotgun sequence, the following proteins share a genomic window:
- the cmn gene encoding calymmin isoform X20 produces the protein MLGQLLLQSVVILWLVQTAHTGGVGQAMGAQNAYGGYPTKGIGYGVTNGGGMKGYGATAGVTNGQGGKPQVSNPGGNPAVLPNGNGAKSNGYGVQAGPTNGQQVKGNGYGAQAGGYGGHGTKGNGYGVQAGPTNGQQVKGNGYGAQAGGYGGHGTKGNGQGAAAGPSSGNGARPNGQGRAGSKPMKGYGRPPYGAGPGVGMGASRGLGVPQLARNERNKAYSSNGYNGYRAQPMGGYNGGYGSAGLGLGPRYGNGGMKGPKQGYGAAAGVPNGQGAKPNGYGKFPNGYGTKPNGYGATRGGAMRPQPGYGNGAVPNGYGTKPNGYAAAARAGAGGPNGYGAKPKGHGVTDGAALGGYGGKLNGYGGPSRGSQPQTTKGVGAVSPSEGAKTGYGGPAGVPNGQLAKAANTGYGMMPNGKGTKGAGASNEKGLKGRVLSPEQPSATPEKGVASQQAITQGAAPVAPEPTSGVLVMMTQEKYQKLPSPVPQGKSYKQTPVIPQATPEPAPAPAIPQDKDPMPAPEPTPEPAPMGPKAATSGPAPEPAAVLPQENGKGASISKGQGAKPAKPDCGPSGVPNGQWMKIARPGYNAGDGASTGTNTKGYGAGAGVPNGYGAKPNGYGASAAGLTNGGGAKGNKPGYEAGGYTVPEFSNGYGAGPGYPYAGKPQQPGYKQGAYLGAGYGNSYGGYGNGYSAGVQPDYASFGQGVPNANGKSGGARQLPYNGAPVVPAGLDGMSQFEPQSASLGPNGKLGSMYGGMGGLPFGGQPLGMGAEKSNTKYGIGGLQFGRQPLSTGTNGAGHYGYGGSPYGPAVDGKSSGKYGGLSAGTGGGPAPGMYGYGRMPYEAQPAGLGPEAKSTGTYGLAESPYQPETLGLGQNGKLTGKYNGGEVPYAPQALGFGSEAKSSVKYDNQGPYQSQPLESASEGRSGGEYETAGLPYEPLPLEPDSHVKGEVLTPAIAVEGEGMSIDRYENVGYINGQVQPEVVAFPAASTPSPTPAYPSVPSYLPVESSFTPDVVPGAGFEDLPDPVGAASLALDSTSATETQGVAQVAEQPDDLLQQQLPRQIHIQQHLKLHFHQPDKSGRGANNGKYDLNGFFGNSGYQG, from the exons ATGTTGGGACAACTACTACTTCAGAGTGTGGTGATCCTCTGGCTGGTGCAGACAGCACATACAGGGG GTGTGGGTCAGGCAATGGGTGCACAAAATGCATACGGTGGATACCCCACAAAAGGCATAG GTTATGGTGTGACCAATGGAGGAGGGATGAAAG gatATGGAGCAACAGCTGGTGTAACCAATGGACAAGGTGGCAAACCACAGG TTTCTAATCCAGGAGGAAATCCAGCAGTTTTACCCAATGGAAATGGAGCTAAGTCTAATG GATATGGTGTTCAAGCCGGCCCAACTAATGGACAACAAGTGAAAGGCAACG GCTACGGTGCACAAGCTGGCGGATACGGTGGACATGGAACTAAAGGCAATG GATATGGTGTTCAAGCCGGCCCAACTAATGGACAACAAGTGAAAGGCAACG GCTACGGTGCACAAGCTGGCGGATACGGCGGACATGGAACTAAAGGCAATG GTCAAGGAGCCGCAGCTGGCCCATCCAGCGGCAATGGGGCAAGACCAAATG GACAGGGGAGAGCTGGAAGTAAACCTATGAAAGGATATGGCCGACCACCTTATGGGGCGG GTCCAGGTGTGGGGATGGGAGCCTCCAGAGGTCTGGGAGTACCTCAGCTTGCCAGGAACGAAAGGAACAAAG CATACAGCAGTAATGGTTATAATGGTTATAGAGCTCAACCCATGGGAG GCTACAATGGCGGTTATGGCAGTGCTGGTTTGGGTCTGGGACCTCGGTATGGAAATGGAGGAATGAAGGGACCGAAGCAAG GCTATGGTGCTGCAGCTGGTGTGCCCAATGGACAAGGTGCAAAACCCAATG ggTATGGCAAATTTCCAAATGGTTATGGCACCAAACCCAACG GATATGGAGCCACCAGAGGAGGTGCAATGAGACCCCAACCAG GTTATGGAAATGGAGCTGTTCCCAATGGATATGGAACTAAACCCAATG GTTATGCAGCTGCAGCCAGAGCTGGAGCTGGTGGTCCCAATGGCTATGGCGCCAAACCCAAAG GTCATGGAGTTACAGATGGTGCTGCACTTGGTGGGTATGGAGGTAAACTCAATG GATACGGAGGGCCAAGCAGAGGCTCACAACCTCAAACTACCAAAGGAGTTGGAGCAGTTTCACCCAGTGAAGGTGCTAAAACTG GCTATGGTGGTCCTGCTGGAGTACCTAATGGACAGTTGGCTAAAGCAGCCAATACTG GTTACGGCATGATGCCAAATGGTAAGGGTACAAAGGGTGCAGGTGCATCCAATGAAAAGGGCCTAAAAGGTAGAGTTCTCTCTCCGGAGCAGCCGAGTGCAACACCAGAGAAGGGTGTTGCATCTCAACAAGCAATAACTCAAGGTGCAGCACCTGTTGCCCCTGAGCCAACAAGTGGTGTCCTTGTTATGATGACACAAGAGAAATATCAAAAGCTGCCTTCACCTGTGCCTCAAGGAAAAAGCTACAAACAGACACCAGTAATCCCTCAGGCTACACCAGAACCAGCACCAGCACCAGCAATTCCTCAAGACAAAGACCCAATGCCTGCACCTGAACCCACACCTGAACCAGCACCCATGGGACCGAAGGCAGCCACATCAGGACCTGCACCAGAGCCAGCAGCAGTCCTCCCTCAAG AGAACGGAAAAGGAGCTTCGATCTCCAAGGGACAGGGAGCTAAACCAGCCAAACCTG ACTGTGGACCGTCAGGAGTACCAAATGGACAATGGATGAAAATAGCTAGACCTG GTTATAATGCAGGTGATGGAGCATCCActggcacaaacacaaaag GTTAtggagcaggagctggtgtTCCAAACGGATATGGTGCTAAACCCAATG GATACGGTGCCAGTGCAGCAGGATTAACAAATGGAGGAGGAGCTAAAGGAAATAAACCAG GTTATGAAGCAGGAGGCTACACTGTCCCTGAATTCAGTAATGGATATGGAGCTG GCCCTGGATATCCTTATGCAGGGAAACCTCAGCAACCTg GTTACAAACAAGGAGCGTACCTTGGAGCTGGATATGGAAATTCATATGGAG GGTATGGAAATGGCTACAGTGCTGGTGTACAGCCTGACTATGCAA gTTTTGGCCAAGGTGTACCCAATGCTAATGGAAAATCAG GTGGTGCCAGACAGCTTCCTTACAATGGAGCCCCAGTAGTTCCTGCTGGACTAGATG GTATGAGCCAGTTTGAGCCTCAGTCCGCTAGCCTCGGTCCAAATGGAAAACTGGGCAGCATGTATGGTG GAATGGGCGGCTTGCCTTTTGGCGGTCAGCCCCTGGGAATGGGAGCAGAGAAATCGAACACCAAGTACG GCATTGGTGGGTTGCAATTTGGCAGACAACCCCTCAGTACAGGGACTAATGGCGCAGGACATTATG GTTATGGTGGAAGCCCCTATGGGCCTGCCGTTGATGGCAAATCATCTGGAAAATATG GTGGTCTTAGTGCTGGCACGGGAGGGGGTCCTGCACCCGGAATGTATG GTTATGGAAGAATGCCCTATGAAGCTCAGCCAGCTGGACTGGGCCCTGAAGCCAAATCTACTGGCACATATG GTCTGGCTGAGTCACCATACCAGCCTGAAACTCTTGGACTTGGACAGAATGGAAAATTAACAGGCAAATACA ATGGCGGTGAAGTTCCTTACGCACCACAGGCTCTTGGTTTTGGAAGTGAAGCAAAATCTTCTGTGAAATATG ATAACCAGGGACCATACCAGTCGCAGCCCCTTGAATCAGCATCTGAAGGCAGATCTGGTGGAGAATACG aaacagctgGTTTACCTTATGAGCCCCTGCCTCTTGAGCCAGATTCCCACG TGAAGGGAGAGGTACTCACTCCAGCAATTGCAGTCGAAGGCGAAGGGATGTCCATTGATAGATACG AAAATGTGGGCTATATAAATGGACAAGTGCAGCCAGAAG TTGTTGCATTTCCTGCAGCTTCCACTCCCAGCCCCACCCCGGCCTATCCCTCTGTCCCATCCTACCTGCCTGTGGAGTCCTCCTTCACACCCGATGTGGTGCCTGGAGCTGGATTTGAGGACCTGCCCGACCCTGTGGGCGCTGCCAGCCTCGCCCTTGACTCCACGTCTGCTACAGAAACGCAGGGCGTGGCTCAGGTGGCTGAGCAACCTGATGATCTGCTTCAACAACAGCTGCCACGTCAGATACACATTCAGCAGCATctcaaactgcattttcaccAACCAGACAAGTCCGGGAGAG gAGCAAATAATGgcaaatatgatttaaatggCTTCTTTGGGAATAGTGGCTatcaag GTTAA
- the cmn gene encoding calymmin isoform X13: MLGQLLLQSVVILWLVQTAHTGGVGQAMGAQNAYGGYPTKGIGYGVTNGGGMKGYGATAGVTNGQGGKPQVSNPGGNPAVLPNGNGAKSNGYGVQAGPTNGQQVKGNGYGAQAGGYGGHGTKGNGYGVQAGPTNGQQVKGNGYGAQAGGYGGHGTKGNGYGVQAGQTNGQQVKGNGYGAQAGGYGGHGTKGNGQGAAAGPSSGNGARPNGQGRAGSKPMKGYGRPPYGAGPGVGMGASRGLGVPQLARNERNKAYSSNGYNGYRAQPMGGYNGGYGSAGLGLGPRYGNGGMKGPKQGYGAAAGVPNGQGAKPNGYGKFPNGYGTKPNGYGATRGGAMRPQPGYGNGAVPNGYGTKPNGYAAAARAGAGGPNGYGAKPKGHGVTDGAALGGYGGKLNGYGGPSRGSQPQTTKGVGAVSPSEGAKTGYGGPAGVPNGQLAKAANTGYGMMPNGKGTKGAGASNEKGLKGRVLSPEQPSATPEKGVASQQAITQGAAPVAPEPTSGVLVMMTQEKYQKLPSPVPQGKSYKQTPVIPQATPEPAPAPAIPQDKDPMPAPEPTPEPAPMGPKAATSGPAPEPAAVLPQENGKGASISKGQGAKPAKPDCGPSGVPNGQWMKIARPGYNAGDGASTGTNTKGYGAGAGVPNGYGAKPNGYGASAAGLTNGGGAKGNKPGYEAGGYTVPEFSNGYGAGPGYPYAGKPQQPGYKQGAYLGAGYGNSYGGYGNGYSAGVQPDYASFGQGVPNANGKSGGARQLPYNGAPVVPAGLDGMSQFEPQSASLGPNGKLGSMYGGMGGLPFGGQPLGMGAEKSNTKYGIGGLQFGRQPLSTGTNGAGHYGYGGSPYGPAVDGKSSGKYGGLSAGTGGGPAPGMYGYGRMPYEAQPAGLGPEAKSTGTYGLAESPYQPETLGLGQNGKLTGKYNGGEVPYAPQALGFGSEAKSSVKYDNQGPYQSQPLESASEGRSGGEYETAGLPYEPLPLEPDSHVKGEVLTPAIAVEGEGMSIDRYENVGYINGQVQPEVVAFPAASTPSPTPAYPSVPSYLPVESSFTPDVVPGAGFEDLPDPVGAASLALDSTSATETQGVAQVAEQPDDLLQQQLPRQIHIQQHLKLHFHQPDKSGRGANNGKYDLNGFFGNSGYQG; encoded by the exons ATGTTGGGACAACTACTACTTCAGAGTGTGGTGATCCTCTGGCTGGTGCAGACAGCACATACAGGGG GTGTGGGTCAGGCAATGGGTGCACAAAATGCATACGGTGGATACCCCACAAAAGGCATAG GTTATGGTGTGACCAATGGAGGAGGGATGAAAG gatATGGAGCAACAGCTGGTGTAACCAATGGACAAGGTGGCAAACCACAGG TTTCTAATCCAGGAGGAAATCCAGCAGTTTTACCCAATGGAAATGGAGCTAAGTCTAATG GATATGGTGTTCAAGCCGGCCCAACTAATGGACAACAAGTGAAAGGCAACG GCTACGGTGCACAAGCTGGCGGATACGGCGGACATGGAACTAAAGGCAATG GATATGGTGTTCAAGCCGGCCCAACTAATGGACAACAAGTGAAAGGCAACG GCTACGGTGCACAAGCTGGCGGATACGGTGGACATGGAACTAAAGGCAATG GATATGGTGTTCAAGCTGGCCAAACCAATGGACAACAAGTGAAAGGCAACG GCTACGGTGCACAAGCTGGCGGATACGGTGGACATGGAACTAAAGGCAATG GTCAAGGAGCCGCAGCTGGCCCATCCAGCGGCAATGGGGCAAGACCAAATG GACAGGGGAGAGCTGGAAGTAAACCTATGAAAGGATATGGCCGACCACCTTATGGGGCGG GTCCAGGTGTGGGGATGGGAGCCTCCAGAGGTCTGGGAGTACCTCAGCTTGCCAGGAACGAAAGGAACAAAG CATACAGCAGTAATGGTTATAATGGTTATAGAGCTCAACCCATGGGAG GCTACAATGGCGGTTATGGCAGTGCTGGTTTGGGTCTGGGACCTCGGTATGGAAATGGAGGAATGAAGGGACCGAAGCAAG GCTATGGTGCTGCAGCTGGTGTGCCCAATGGACAAGGTGCAAAACCCAATG ggTATGGCAAATTTCCAAATGGTTATGGCACCAAACCCAACG GATATGGAGCCACCAGAGGAGGTGCAATGAGACCCCAACCAG GTTATGGAAATGGAGCTGTTCCCAATGGATATGGAACTAAACCCAATG GTTATGCAGCTGCAGCCAGAGCTGGAGCTGGTGGTCCCAATGGCTATGGCGCCAAACCCAAAG GTCATGGAGTTACAGATGGTGCTGCACTTGGTGGGTATGGAGGTAAACTCAATG GATACGGAGGGCCAAGCAGAGGCTCACAACCTCAAACTACCAAAGGAGTTGGAGCAGTTTCACCCAGTGAAGGTGCTAAAACTG GCTATGGTGGTCCTGCTGGAGTACCTAATGGACAGTTGGCTAAAGCAGCCAATACTG GTTACGGCATGATGCCAAATGGTAAGGGTACAAAGGGTGCAGGTGCATCCAATGAAAAGGGCCTAAAAGGTAGAGTTCTCTCTCCGGAGCAGCCGAGTGCAACACCAGAGAAGGGTGTTGCATCTCAACAAGCAATAACTCAAGGTGCAGCACCTGTTGCCCCTGAGCCAACAAGTGGTGTCCTTGTTATGATGACACAAGAGAAATATCAAAAGCTGCCTTCACCTGTGCCTCAAGGAAAAAGCTACAAACAGACACCAGTAATCCCTCAGGCTACACCAGAACCAGCACCAGCACCAGCAATTCCTCAAGACAAAGACCCAATGCCTGCACCTGAACCCACACCTGAACCAGCACCCATGGGACCGAAGGCAGCCACATCAGGACCTGCACCAGAGCCAGCAGCAGTCCTCCCTCAAG AGAACGGAAAAGGAGCTTCGATCTCCAAGGGACAGGGAGCTAAACCAGCCAAACCTG ACTGTGGACCGTCAGGAGTACCAAATGGACAATGGATGAAAATAGCTAGACCTG GTTATAATGCAGGTGATGGAGCATCCActggcacaaacacaaaag GTTAtggagcaggagctggtgtTCCAAACGGATATGGTGCTAAACCCAATG GATACGGTGCCAGTGCAGCAGGATTAACAAATGGAGGAGGAGCTAAAGGAAATAAACCAG GTTATGAAGCAGGAGGCTACACTGTCCCTGAATTCAGTAATGGATATGGAGCTG GCCCTGGATATCCTTATGCAGGGAAACCTCAGCAACCTg GTTACAAACAAGGAGCGTACCTTGGAGCTGGATATGGAAATTCATATGGAG GGTATGGAAATGGCTACAGTGCTGGTGTACAGCCTGACTATGCAA gTTTTGGCCAAGGTGTACCCAATGCTAATGGAAAATCAG GTGGTGCCAGACAGCTTCCTTACAATGGAGCCCCAGTAGTTCCTGCTGGACTAGATG GTATGAGCCAGTTTGAGCCTCAGTCCGCTAGCCTCGGTCCAAATGGAAAACTGGGCAGCATGTATGGTG GAATGGGCGGCTTGCCTTTTGGCGGTCAGCCCCTGGGAATGGGAGCAGAGAAATCGAACACCAAGTACG GCATTGGTGGGTTGCAATTTGGCAGACAACCCCTCAGTACAGGGACTAATGGCGCAGGACATTATG GTTATGGTGGAAGCCCCTATGGGCCTGCCGTTGATGGCAAATCATCTGGAAAATATG GTGGTCTTAGTGCTGGCACGGGAGGGGGTCCTGCACCCGGAATGTATG GTTATGGAAGAATGCCCTATGAAGCTCAGCCAGCTGGACTGGGCCCTGAAGCCAAATCTACTGGCACATATG GTCTGGCTGAGTCACCATACCAGCCTGAAACTCTTGGACTTGGACAGAATGGAAAATTAACAGGCAAATACA ATGGCGGTGAAGTTCCTTACGCACCACAGGCTCTTGGTTTTGGAAGTGAAGCAAAATCTTCTGTGAAATATG ATAACCAGGGACCATACCAGTCGCAGCCCCTTGAATCAGCATCTGAAGGCAGATCTGGTGGAGAATACG aaacagctgGTTTACCTTATGAGCCCCTGCCTCTTGAGCCAGATTCCCACG TGAAGGGAGAGGTACTCACTCCAGCAATTGCAGTCGAAGGCGAAGGGATGTCCATTGATAGATACG AAAATGTGGGCTATATAAATGGACAAGTGCAGCCAGAAG TTGTTGCATTTCCTGCAGCTTCCACTCCCAGCCCCACCCCGGCCTATCCCTCTGTCCCATCCTACCTGCCTGTGGAGTCCTCCTTCACACCCGATGTGGTGCCTGGAGCTGGATTTGAGGACCTGCCCGACCCTGTGGGCGCTGCCAGCCTCGCCCTTGACTCCACGTCTGCTACAGAAACGCAGGGCGTGGCTCAGGTGGCTGAGCAACCTGATGATCTGCTTCAACAACAGCTGCCACGTCAGATACACATTCAGCAGCATctcaaactgcattttcaccAACCAGACAAGTCCGGGAGAG gAGCAAATAATGgcaaatatgatttaaatggCTTCTTTGGGAATAGTGGCTatcaag GTTAA
- the cmn gene encoding calymmin isoform X8 yields MLGQLLLQSVVILWLVQTAHTGGVGQAMGAQNAYGGYPTKGIGYGVTNGGGMKGYGATAGVTNGQGGKPQVSNPGGNPAVLPNGNGAKSNGYGVQAGPTNGQQVKGNGYGAQAGGYGGHGTKGNGYGVQAGPTNGQQVKGNGYGAQAGGYGGHGTKGNGYGVQAGQTNGQQVKGNGYGAQAGGYGGHGTKGNGYGVQAGPTNGQQVKGNGYGAQAGGYGGHGTKGNGQGAAAGPSSGNGARPNGQGRAGSKPMKGYGRPPYGAGPGVGMGASRGLGVPQLARNERNKAYSSNGYNGYRAQPMGGYNGGYGSAGLGLGPRYGNGGMKGPKQGYGAAAGVPNGQGAKPNGYGKFPNGYGTKPNGYGATRGGAMRPQPGYGNGAVPNGYGTKPNGHGVTDGAALGGYGGKLNGYGGPSRGSQPQTTKGVGAVSPSEGAKTGYGGPAGVPNGQLAKAANTGYGMMPNGKGTKGAGASNEKGLKGRVLSPEQPSATPEKGVASQQAITQGAAPVAPEPTSGVLVMMTQEKYQKLPSPVPQGKSYKQTPVIPQATPEPAPAPAIPQDKDPMPAPEPTPEPAPMGPKAATSGPAPEPAAVLPQENGKGASISKGQGAKPAKPDCGPSGVPNGQWMKIARPGYNAGDGASTGTNTKGYGAGAGVPNGYGAKPNGYGASAAGLTNGGGAKGNKPGYEAGGYTVPEFSNGYGAGPGYPYAGKPQQPGYKQGAYLGAGYGNSYGGYGNGYSAGVQPDYASFGQGVPNANGKSGGARQLPYNGAPVVPAGLDGMSQFEPQSASLGPNGKLGSMYGGMGGLPFGGQPLGMGAEKSNTKYGIGGLQFGRQPLSTGTNGAGHYGYGGSPYGPAVDGKSSGKYGGLSAGTGGGPAPGMYGYGRMPYEAQPAGLGPEAKSTGTYGLAESPYQPETLGLGQNGKLTGKYNGGEVPYAPQALGFGSEAKSSVKYDNQGPYQSQPLESASEGRSGGEYETAGLPYEPLPLEPDSHVKGEVLTPAIAVEGEGMSIDRYENVGYINGQVQPEVVAFPAASTPSPTPAYPSVPSYLPVESSFTPDVVPGAGFEDLPDPVGAASLALDSTSATETQGVAQVAEQPDDLLQQQLPRQIHIQQHLKLHFHQPDKSGRGANNGKYDLNGFFGNSGYQG; encoded by the exons ATGTTGGGACAACTACTACTTCAGAGTGTGGTGATCCTCTGGCTGGTGCAGACAGCACATACAGGGG GTGTGGGTCAGGCAATGGGTGCACAAAATGCATACGGTGGATACCCCACAAAAGGCATAG GTTATGGTGTGACCAATGGAGGAGGGATGAAAG gatATGGAGCAACAGCTGGTGTAACCAATGGACAAGGTGGCAAACCACAGG TTTCTAATCCAGGAGGAAATCCAGCAGTTTTACCCAATGGAAATGGAGCTAAGTCTAATG GATATGGTGTTCAAGCCGGCCCAACTAATGGACAACAAGTGAAAGGCAACG GCTACGGTGCACAAGCTGGCGGATACGGCGGACATGGAACTAAAGGCAATG GATATGGTGTTCAAGCCGGCCCAACTAATGGACAACAAGTGAAAGGCAACG GCTACGGTGCACAAGCTGGCGGATACGGTGGACATGGAACTAAAGGCAATG GATATGGTGTTCAAGCTGGCCAAACCAATGGACAACAAGTGAAAGGCAACG GCTACGGTGCACAAGCTGGCGGATACGGTGGACATGGAACTAAAGGCAATG GATATGGTGTTCAAGCCGGCCCAACTAATGGACAACAAGTGAAAGGCAACG GCTACGGTGCACAAGCTGGCGGATACGGCGGACATGGAACTAAAGGCAATG GTCAAGGAGCCGCAGCTGGCCCATCCAGCGGCAATGGGGCAAGACCAAATG GACAGGGGAGAGCTGGAAGTAAACCTATGAAAGGATATGGCCGACCACCTTATGGGGCGG GTCCAGGTGTGGGGATGGGAGCCTCCAGAGGTCTGGGAGTACCTCAGCTTGCCAGGAACGAAAGGAACAAAG CATACAGCAGTAATGGTTATAATGGTTATAGAGCTCAACCCATGGGAG GCTACAATGGCGGTTATGGCAGTGCTGGTTTGGGTCTGGGACCTCGGTATGGAAATGGAGGAATGAAGGGACCGAAGCAAG GCTATGGTGCTGCAGCTGGTGTGCCCAATGGACAAGGTGCAAAACCCAATG ggTATGGCAAATTTCCAAATGGTTATGGCACCAAACCCAACG GATATGGAGCCACCAGAGGAGGTGCAATGAGACCCCAACCAG GTTATGGAAATGGAGCTGTTCCCAATGGATATGGAACTAAACCCAATG GTCATGGAGTTACAGATGGTGCTGCACTTGGTGGGTATGGAGGTAAACTCAATG GATACGGAGGGCCAAGCAGAGGCTCACAACCTCAAACTACCAAAGGAGTTGGAGCAGTTTCACCCAGTGAAGGTGCTAAAACTG GCTATGGTGGTCCTGCTGGAGTACCTAATGGACAGTTGGCTAAAGCAGCCAATACTG GTTACGGCATGATGCCAAATGGTAAGGGTACAAAGGGTGCAGGTGCATCCAATGAAAAGGGCCTAAAAGGTAGAGTTCTCTCTCCGGAGCAGCCGAGTGCAACACCAGAGAAGGGTGTTGCATCTCAACAAGCAATAACTCAAGGTGCAGCACCTGTTGCCCCTGAGCCAACAAGTGGTGTCCTTGTTATGATGACACAAGAGAAATATCAAAAGCTGCCTTCACCTGTGCCTCAAGGAAAAAGCTACAAACAGACACCAGTAATCCCTCAGGCTACACCAGAACCAGCACCAGCACCAGCAATTCCTCAAGACAAAGACCCAATGCCTGCACCTGAACCCACACCTGAACCAGCACCCATGGGACCGAAGGCAGCCACATCAGGACCTGCACCAGAGCCAGCAGCAGTCCTCCCTCAAG AGAACGGAAAAGGAGCTTCGATCTCCAAGGGACAGGGAGCTAAACCAGCCAAACCTG ACTGTGGACCGTCAGGAGTACCAAATGGACAATGGATGAAAATAGCTAGACCTG GTTATAATGCAGGTGATGGAGCATCCActggcacaaacacaaaag GTTAtggagcaggagctggtgtTCCAAACGGATATGGTGCTAAACCCAATG GATACGGTGCCAGTGCAGCAGGATTAACAAATGGAGGAGGAGCTAAAGGAAATAAACCAG GTTATGAAGCAGGAGGCTACACTGTCCCTGAATTCAGTAATGGATATGGAGCTG GCCCTGGATATCCTTATGCAGGGAAACCTCAGCAACCTg GTTACAAACAAGGAGCGTACCTTGGAGCTGGATATGGAAATTCATATGGAG GGTATGGAAATGGCTACAGTGCTGGTGTACAGCCTGACTATGCAA gTTTTGGCCAAGGTGTACCCAATGCTAATGGAAAATCAG GTGGTGCCAGACAGCTTCCTTACAATGGAGCCCCAGTAGTTCCTGCTGGACTAGATG GTATGAGCCAGTTTGAGCCTCAGTCCGCTAGCCTCGGTCCAAATGGAAAACTGGGCAGCATGTATGGTG GAATGGGCGGCTTGCCTTTTGGCGGTCAGCCCCTGGGAATGGGAGCAGAGAAATCGAACACCAAGTACG GCATTGGTGGGTTGCAATTTGGCAGACAACCCCTCAGTACAGGGACTAATGGCGCAGGACATTATG GTTATGGTGGAAGCCCCTATGGGCCTGCCGTTGATGGCAAATCATCTGGAAAATATG GTGGTCTTAGTGCTGGCACGGGAGGGGGTCCTGCACCCGGAATGTATG GTTATGGAAGAATGCCCTATGAAGCTCAGCCAGCTGGACTGGGCCCTGAAGCCAAATCTACTGGCACATATG GTCTGGCTGAGTCACCATACCAGCCTGAAACTCTTGGACTTGGACAGAATGGAAAATTAACAGGCAAATACA ATGGCGGTGAAGTTCCTTACGCACCACAGGCTCTTGGTTTTGGAAGTGAAGCAAAATCTTCTGTGAAATATG ATAACCAGGGACCATACCAGTCGCAGCCCCTTGAATCAGCATCTGAAGGCAGATCTGGTGGAGAATACG aaacagctgGTTTACCTTATGAGCCCCTGCCTCTTGAGCCAGATTCCCACG TGAAGGGAGAGGTACTCACTCCAGCAATTGCAGTCGAAGGCGAAGGGATGTCCATTGATAGATACG AAAATGTGGGCTATATAAATGGACAAGTGCAGCCAGAAG TTGTTGCATTTCCTGCAGCTTCCACTCCCAGCCCCACCCCGGCCTATCCCTCTGTCCCATCCTACCTGCCTGTGGAGTCCTCCTTCACACCCGATGTGGTGCCTGGAGCTGGATTTGAGGACCTGCCCGACCCTGTGGGCGCTGCCAGCCTCGCCCTTGACTCCACGTCTGCTACAGAAACGCAGGGCGTGGCTCAGGTGGCTGAGCAACCTGATGATCTGCTTCAACAACAGCTGCCACGTCAGATACACATTCAGCAGCATctcaaactgcattttcaccAACCAGACAAGTCCGGGAGAG gAGCAAATAATGgcaaatatgatttaaatggCTTCTTTGGGAATAGTGGCTatcaag GTTAA